From a single Lolium rigidum isolate FL_2022 chromosome 7, APGP_CSIRO_Lrig_0.1, whole genome shotgun sequence genomic region:
- the LOC124674233 gene encoding low molecular mass early light-inducible protein HV90, chloroplastic-like, whose translation MATVMAMSSFAGAAVLPAGRFGSRSLPALGRRAFVVRAQTEKPSTPSPKPSPSIWDALAFSGPAPERINGRLAMVGFVTALAVEAGRGDGLLSQLGNGTGQAWFAYTVAVLSVASLVPLLQGESAEGRAGAIMNANAELWNGRFAMLGLVALAATEILTGAPFINI comes from the exons ATGGCGACTGTGATGGCCATGAGCTCCTTCGCCGGTGCCGCCGTCTTGCCGGCCGGCCGCTTCGGCTCCCGGTCTCTTCCTGCGCTGGGCCGACGCGCCTTCGTCGTCCGGGCACAAACAGAGAAGCCGAGTACACCATCGCCCAAG CCGAGCCCATcaatctgggacgcgctggcgttcAGCGGCCCGGCGCCGGAGCGCATCAACGGCCGTCTGGCCATGGTGGGATTCGTCACGGCGCTGGCCGTCGAAGCAGGGCGCGGCGACGGCCTCCTCTCGCAGCTCGGCAACGGCACCGGGCAGGCGTGGTTCGCGTACACCGTGGCGGTGCTCTCCGTGGCGTCGCTGGTGCCCCTGCTCCAGGGCGAGAGCGCCGAGGGCAGAGCCGGGGCCATCATGAACGCCAACGCCGAGCTCTGGAACGGCCGCTTCGCCATGCTCGGACTAGTCGCGCTCGCCGCCACAGAGATCCTCACCGGCGCGCCATTCATCAACATCTAG